A genomic stretch from Acinonyx jubatus isolate Ajub_Pintada_27869175 chromosome E2, VMU_Ajub_asm_v1.0, whole genome shotgun sequence includes:
- the CARMIL2 gene encoding capping protein, Arp2/3 and myosin-I linker protein 2 isoform X3: protein MAQTPDGISCELRGEITRFLWPKEAELLLKTWLPEREGAERGHVLALLRWRAYLLHTCLPLRVDCTFSYLEVQAMALQETPPQVTFELESLPELVLEFAGVAALEQLAQHIAAAIKKVFPRSNLGKLFRKPTSSSMLARLERSSPSEDTLPSSPCGGFLETYEALCDYNGFPFREEIQWDVDTIYHRQGCRHFSLGDFSHLGSRDLALSVAALSYNLWFQCLSCVDMKLSLEVSEQILHMMSQSSHLEELVLENCGLRGDFVRRLAQALAGHSSSALRELSLAGNLLDDRGMAALSRHLEYRPGALRKLSLAQTGLTARGMRSLGRALASNVAFDSALTHLDLSGNPGALGSSEDSGGLYSFLSRPNVLMFLNLAGTDTALDTLFAALAGGCSASLSHLDASRNVFSRTKSRAAPDALQLFLSRAETLRHLGLAGCKLPPDALRSVSLPTVTPRCVRPPPRPGPQSFTPLLSPPRPSGILPLPSWYSFAPWGPLSRLPPPPVTSSPRALLEGLALNTHTGDLHLDLSACELRSAGAQVIQDLVCDAGAVSSLDLADNGFGSDMVTLVLAIGRSRSLRHVALGRNFNVRCKETLDDVLHRIVQLMQDDDCPLQSLSVAESRLKLASSVLLRALGTNPNLTALDISGNAMGDTGAKMLAKALRVNTRLRSVVWDRNHTSALGLLDVAQALEQNRSLKAMPLPLNDVAQAHRSRPEMTTRAVHQIQACLLRNNRADHASSDRTSCPQPPGLVSHPSEQEVNELCQSVQEHVELLGCGAGPQGEAAVHQAEDAIQNANFSLSILPILYEAGSSPSHQWQLRQKLEGLLGQDFTQATLDTTRSLCPQMLQGPRWREQLEGVLVGSRGLPELLPEHLLQDAFTRLRDMRLSVTGTLAESIVAQALEGLNAARDRLGALLQVESLAQQATVTMPPAIPALDGGEPSPLGPGELEGLFFSEEVREKQKDEEEQKHDSPPQKWPESSQCFHLVLSTHSAAEEPEPELAAPGEDAEPQAGPSARGSPSPATPGPQAGPLPCMDLPPSGEPLRHPTRARPRPRRQYHHRPPPGGPQVLPALPQEGNGLSARVDEGVEEFFSKRLIQQDSLWVPEEDSANEGGTTPVPRTLRKKLGTLFAFKKPRSTRGSRPDLETSPGAAPRTRKTTLGDLLRPPSRPGRGEEPGGAEGGTSSPDLAHRSRPRYTRESKAYSMILLPAEEEETLGTRPDKRRPLERGDTELAPSFEQRVQVMLQRIGVSRSSGSAEGKRKQSKDGEIKKAGSDGDIMDSSTEAPPISIKSRTHSVSADPSCRPGPGSQGPESTTWKTLGQQLNAELRGRGWGQQDGPGPPSPCPSPSPRRTSPSPDSLVLPEDPCLGPRNEDGQLRPRPLSAGRRAVSVHEDQLQTPAERPLRLQRSPVLKRRPKPEAPSSPGLGSGLGAQPLPPQPTEPSSPEQKPPSPATDQRGGGPNP, encoded by the exons atGGCCCAGACCCCCGACGGCATATCCTGTGAGCTGCGAG GCGAGATCACCAGATTCCTGTGGCCCAAGGAGGCTGAGCTGCTGCTGAAAACCTGGCTACCAGAAAGGGAGGGTGCTGAGCGAGGTCATGTCTTG GCACTGCTACGATGGAGAGCCTACCTGCTCCACACCTGCCTTCCCCTGAGG GTGGACTGCACATTCAGCTACCTGGAGGTCCAGGCCATGGCACTGCAGGAGACACCCCCTCAG gtcaCTTTTGAGCTAGAGTCTCTGCCTGAGCTGGTCCTGGAGTTTGCTGGTGTAGCTGCCCTGGAACAGCTGGCCCAGCACATTGCTGCAGCCATCAAGAAGGTCTTCCCTCGCTCGAACCTTGG GAAGCTATTCCGGAAGCCCACATCCTCCTCCATGCTGGCTCGGCTGGAGAGAAGCAGCCCCTCCGAAGACACCTTGCCCAGCAGCCCCTGTG GTGGCTTCTTGGAGACGTATGAGGCTCTGTGTGACTACAATGGCTTCCCTTTCCGAGAGGAGATTCAGTGG GATGTGGACACCATCTACCATCGTCAGGGCTGCCGCCACTTCAGCCTAGGCGACTTCAGCCATCTGGGCAGTCG CGACCTGGCGTTGAGTGTGGCTGCCCTGTCCTACAACCTGTGGTTCCAGTGCCTCTCCTGTGTGGACATGAAGCTG AGCCTTGAGGTCTCGGAACAGATTCTGCACATGATGAGTCAATCGTCCCACCTGGAGGAGCTAGTGCTAGAGAACTGTGGCCTGAGGGG AGACTTTGTCCGGCGACTGGCCCAGGCACTGGCAGGGCACTCGAGCTCTGCCCTCCGGGAGCTTAGCCTGGCAGGGAACCTGCTGGATGATCGAG GCATGGCCGCTCTCAGCAGACACCTAGAGTATCGTCCTGGAGCCCTGAGGAAACTCAGCCTAGCGCAGACAGGGTTGACAGCTCGAG GAATGAGGTCTCTGGGCCGGGCACTGGCTTCCAATGTGGCCTTTGACTCTGCCCTGACCCACTTGGATCTTTCCGGGAACCCTGGGGCGCTGGGGTCCTCGGAGGACAGTGGG GGCCTCTATAGTTTCCTGAGCCGTCCTAATGTTCTGATGTTCCTGAATCTCGCGGGCACCGACACCGCCCTGGACACT CTCTTCGCAGCGCTGGCCGGCGGCTGCAGCGCTAGCCTCAGCCACCTGGACGCCTCGAGGAACGTCTTCTCCCGCAC GAAGTCCCGGGCTGCGCCCGACGCGCTCCAACTCTTCCTCAGCCGGGCGGAGACGCTTCGGCACCTGGGCCTGGCGGGCTGTAAGCTGCCGCCCGACGCGCTCAGGTCAGTGTCGCTGCCTACGGTTACGCCCCGGTGTGTGCGGCCACCACCCAGGCCGGGGCCCCAGAGCTTCACCCCGCTCCTATCGCCCCCTCGACCTTCCGGTATCCTGCCCCTTCCTTCTTGGTATTCGTTCGCGCCCTGGGGCCCCCTTTCCCGGCTCCCGCCACCCCCTGTGACATCCTCTCCCAGGGCCCTTTTGGAAGGCCTTGCGCTAAACACGCACACGGGCGACCTGCACCTGGACCTCAGCGCTTGTGAG CTGCGTTCAGCGGGCGCTCAGGTGATACAGGACTTAGTGTGCGACGCCGGCGCAGTGAGCTCCCTGGATCTGGCGGATAATG GCTTCGGCTCAGACATGGTGACTCTGGTGCTGGCCATCGGGAGGAGTCGGTCCCTGCGACATGTGGCACTTGGAAGGAACTTCAACGTCCGGTGCAA GGAGACCCTGGACGACGTCCTGCACCGGATTGTCCAGCTCATGCAGGATGATGACTGT CCCCTACAGTCTCTGTCGGTGGCTGAGTCGCGGCTGAAGCTGGCCTCCAGCGTCCTGCTCCGGGCCCTGGGCACGAATCCTAACCTGACGGCGCTGGATATCAGCGGCAACGCCATGGGGGATACCGGCGCCAAGATGCTGGCCAAGGCACTTCGGGTCAACACTAGGCTCCG GTCTGTCGTCTGGGACCGGAACCACACGTCTGCTCTGGGCCTGCTGGACGTAGCGCAGGCCCTGGAGCAGAACCGCAGCCTAAAGGCCATGCCTCTGCCACTGAACGACGTGGCCCAGGCACATCGCAGCCGCCCGGAAATGACCACACGTGCAGTGCATCAG ATCCAAGCCTGTCTTTTGAGGAATAACCGTGCGGACCATGCCTCTTCTGACCGCACTTCCTGTCCGCAGCCACCGGGTCTGGTCTCCCACCCTTCAGAGCAG gaagtgAACGAACTGTGTCAGTCAGTGCAGGAGCATGTGGAGCTACTAGGCTGTGGGGCTGGACCCCAGGGTGAAGCTGCTGTGCACCAGGCTGAGGATGCCATCCAAAATGCCAACTTCTCTCTCAGC ATTCTCCCAATTCTGTATGAGGCTGGAAGCTCCCCAAGTCATCAGTGGCAGCTGCGGCAAAAGCTAGAGGGCCTCCTGGGACAG GATTTCACTCAGGCTACATTGGACACAACAAGGAGCCTCTGCCCACAGATGCTACAGGGACCCAGGTGGAGGGAGCAGCTAGAGGGGGTTCTGGTGGGCTCAAGGGGCCTCCCAGAACTGCTCCCAGAGCACCTGCTGCAAGATGCCTTCACTAGGCTCCG ggATATGCGGTTGTCAGTCACGGGGACCTTGGCAGAGAGCATTGTGGCTCAGGCCTTGGAGGGGCTGAATGCAGCCCGTGATCGGCTG GGTGCCTTATTGCAGGTGGAGAGTCTGGCTCAGCAGGCAACAGTGACAATGCCTCCTGCCATACCAGCACTGGATGGAGGTGAGCCCAGCCCCCTTGGGCCTGGGGAATTGGAAGGTCTtttcttctctgaggaggtgagggAAAAGCAGAAGGATGAAGAGGAACAGAAG catGACAGTCCTCCACAGAAATGGCCTGAGTCCAGCCAATGTTTTCACCTGGTCCTCTCCACTCACA GTGCTGCTGAGGAACCGGAGCCCGAGCTGGCGGCTCCGGGGGAAGATGCAGAGCCGCAGGCGGGGCCTTCTGCCCGTGGCTCTCCGAGCCCTGCCACCCCAGGTCCCCAGGCCGGCCCACTGCCTTGCATGGACCTGCCACCCTCTGGGGAGCCCCTACGCCATCCGACCCGGGCCCGGCCGCGGCCGCGGCGCCAGTACCACCACCGTCCGCCACCGGGGGGCCCCCAG GTGCTCCCAGCCCTGCCGCAGGAAGGGAATGGACTCAGTGCCCGCGTGGACGAAGGCGTGGAGGAATTCTTCTCCAAAAGGCTGATCCAGCAGGATAGCCT CTGGGTTCCTGAAGAGGATTCAGCCAATGAAGGGGGTACCACCCCTGTCCCCCGTACACTGAGAAAGAAGCTGGGTACCCTGTTTGCCTTTAAGAAGCCTCGTTCAACCCGGGGGTCACGGCCTGATCTAGAGACCAGCCCTGGGGCAGCTCCCCGTACTCGAAAGACCACACTGGGAGACCTGTTGCGGCCACCATCCCGCCCCGGTCGTGGGGAGGAGCCTGGTGGAGCTGAGGGGGGCACCAGCAGCCCAGACCTGGCCCATAGGAGCCGGCCTCGTTATACCCGGGAAAGCAAGGCCTATTCAATGATACTACTACCTGCTGAGGAGGAGGAAACACTGGGCACCAGACCTGACAAG CGGCGGCCCCTGGAGCGGGGAGACACAGAGCTGGCCCCATCCTTTGAACAGCGGGTACAAGTGATGCTGCAGAGGATTGGTGTGAGCAGAAGCAGCGGGAGTGCTGAAGGCAAGAGGAAGCAA AGCAAGGATGGAGAGATCAAGAAGGCTGGCTCGGATG GTGACATTATGGACAGTTCCACAGAGGCCCCTCCCATCTCAATCAAGTCCCGCACCCACTCCGTGTCGGCTG ACCCCTCATGCAGACCTGGTCCAGGGAGCCAAGGTCCGGAGTCCACCACCTGGAAGACACTAGGACAGCAGCTGAATGCAGAGCTCAGGGGCCGTGGTTGGGGCCAACAGGATGGTCCAGGCCCCCCCTCCCCTTGTCCCAGCCCCAGTCCACGAAGAACCAGCCCCTCCCCTGACAGCCTGGTCCTCCCAGAGGACCCTTGCTTGGGCCCTAGGAACGAAG ATGGCCAGCTGAGGCCGAGGCCTCTCTCGGCAGGGCGACGAGCAGTGTCTGTGCATGAGGACCAGCTCCAGACCCCTGCTG AACGGCCCCTGCGGCTGCAGCGCTCCCCTGTTCTCAAGCGGAGGCCAAAGCCTGAGGCACCCTCATCTCCAGGCCTAG GATCTGGCCTTGGAGCCCAACCTCTGCCCCCACAGCCCACAGAGCCCTCTAGTCCTGAGCAGAAGCCACCCTCCCCAGCCACAGACCAAAGAGGCGGCGGCCCCAACCCCTGA
- the CARMIL2 gene encoding capping protein, Arp2/3 and myosin-I linker protein 2 isoform X1 yields the protein MAQTPDGISCELRGEITRFLWPKEAELLLKTWLPEREGAERGHVLALLRWRAYLLHTCLPLRVDCTFSYLEVQAMALQETPPQVTFELESLPELVLEFAGVAALEQLAQHIAAAIKKVFPRSNLGKLFRKPTSSSMLARLERSSPSEDTLPSSPCGGFLETYEALCDYNGFPFREEIQWDVDTIYHRQGCRHFSLGDFSHLGSRDLALSVAALSYNLWFQCLSCVDMKLSLEVSEQILHMMSQSSHLEELVLENCGLRGDFVRRLAQALAGHSSSALRELSLAGNLLDDRGMAALSRHLEYRPGALRKLSLAQTGLTARGMRSLGRALASNVAFDSALTHLDLSGNPGALGSSEDSGGLYSFLSRPNVLMFLNLAGTDTALDTLFAALAGGCSASLSHLDASRNVFSRTKSRAAPDALQLFLSRAETLRHLGLAGCKLPPDALRSVSLPTVTPRCVRPPPRPGPQSFTPLLSPPRPSGILPLPSWYSFAPWGPLSRLPPPPVTSSPRALLEGLALNTHTGDLHLDLSACELRSAGAQVIQDLVCDAGAVSSLDLADNGFGSDMVTLVLAIGRSRSLRHVALGRNFNVRCKETLDDVLHRIVQLMQDDDCPLQSLSVAESRLKLASSVLLRALGTNPNLTALDISGNAMGDTGAKMLAKALRVNTRLRSVVWDRNHTSALGLLDVAQALEQNRSLKAMPLPLNDVAQAHRSRPEMTTRAVHQIQACLLRNNRADHASSDRTSCPQPPGLVSHPSEQEVNELCQSVQEHVELLGCGAGPQGEAAVHQAEDAIQNANFSLSILPILYEAGSSPSHQWQLRQKLEGLLGQVGEVCRKDIQDFTQATLDTTRSLCPQMLQGPRWREQLEGVLVGSRGLPELLPEHLLQDAFTRLRDMRLSVTGTLAESIVAQALEGLNAARDRLGALLQVESLAQQATVTMPPAIPALDGGEPSPLGPGELEGLFFSEEVREKQKDEEEQKHDSPPQKWPESSQCFHLVLSTHSAAEEPEPELAAPGEDAEPQAGPSARGSPSPATPGPQAGPLPCMDLPPSGEPLRHPTRARPRPRRQYHHRPPPGGPQVLPALPQEGNGLSARVDEGVEEFFSKRLIQQDSLWVPEEDSANEGGTTPVPRTLRKKLGTLFAFKKPRSTRGSRPDLETSPGAAPRTRKTTLGDLLRPPSRPGRGEEPGGAEGGTSSPDLAHRSRPRYTRESKAYSMILLPAEEEETLGTRPDKRRPLERGDTELAPSFEQRVQVMLQRIGVSRSSGSAEGKRKQSKDGEIKKAGSDGDIMDSSTEAPPISIKSRTHSVSADPSCRPGPGSQGPESTTWKTLGQQLNAELRGRGWGQQDGPGPPSPCPSPSPRRTSPSPDSLVLPEDPCLGPRNEDGQLRPRPLSAGRRAVSVHEDQLQTPAERPLRLQRSPVLKRRPKPEAPSSPGLGSGLGAQPLPPQPTEPSSPEQKPPSPATDQRGGGPNP from the exons atGGCCCAGACCCCCGACGGCATATCCTGTGAGCTGCGAG GCGAGATCACCAGATTCCTGTGGCCCAAGGAGGCTGAGCTGCTGCTGAAAACCTGGCTACCAGAAAGGGAGGGTGCTGAGCGAGGTCATGTCTTG GCACTGCTACGATGGAGAGCCTACCTGCTCCACACCTGCCTTCCCCTGAGG GTGGACTGCACATTCAGCTACCTGGAGGTCCAGGCCATGGCACTGCAGGAGACACCCCCTCAG gtcaCTTTTGAGCTAGAGTCTCTGCCTGAGCTGGTCCTGGAGTTTGCTGGTGTAGCTGCCCTGGAACAGCTGGCCCAGCACATTGCTGCAGCCATCAAGAAGGTCTTCCCTCGCTCGAACCTTGG GAAGCTATTCCGGAAGCCCACATCCTCCTCCATGCTGGCTCGGCTGGAGAGAAGCAGCCCCTCCGAAGACACCTTGCCCAGCAGCCCCTGTG GTGGCTTCTTGGAGACGTATGAGGCTCTGTGTGACTACAATGGCTTCCCTTTCCGAGAGGAGATTCAGTGG GATGTGGACACCATCTACCATCGTCAGGGCTGCCGCCACTTCAGCCTAGGCGACTTCAGCCATCTGGGCAGTCG CGACCTGGCGTTGAGTGTGGCTGCCCTGTCCTACAACCTGTGGTTCCAGTGCCTCTCCTGTGTGGACATGAAGCTG AGCCTTGAGGTCTCGGAACAGATTCTGCACATGATGAGTCAATCGTCCCACCTGGAGGAGCTAGTGCTAGAGAACTGTGGCCTGAGGGG AGACTTTGTCCGGCGACTGGCCCAGGCACTGGCAGGGCACTCGAGCTCTGCCCTCCGGGAGCTTAGCCTGGCAGGGAACCTGCTGGATGATCGAG GCATGGCCGCTCTCAGCAGACACCTAGAGTATCGTCCTGGAGCCCTGAGGAAACTCAGCCTAGCGCAGACAGGGTTGACAGCTCGAG GAATGAGGTCTCTGGGCCGGGCACTGGCTTCCAATGTGGCCTTTGACTCTGCCCTGACCCACTTGGATCTTTCCGGGAACCCTGGGGCGCTGGGGTCCTCGGAGGACAGTGGG GGCCTCTATAGTTTCCTGAGCCGTCCTAATGTTCTGATGTTCCTGAATCTCGCGGGCACCGACACCGCCCTGGACACT CTCTTCGCAGCGCTGGCCGGCGGCTGCAGCGCTAGCCTCAGCCACCTGGACGCCTCGAGGAACGTCTTCTCCCGCAC GAAGTCCCGGGCTGCGCCCGACGCGCTCCAACTCTTCCTCAGCCGGGCGGAGACGCTTCGGCACCTGGGCCTGGCGGGCTGTAAGCTGCCGCCCGACGCGCTCAGGTCAGTGTCGCTGCCTACGGTTACGCCCCGGTGTGTGCGGCCACCACCCAGGCCGGGGCCCCAGAGCTTCACCCCGCTCCTATCGCCCCCTCGACCTTCCGGTATCCTGCCCCTTCCTTCTTGGTATTCGTTCGCGCCCTGGGGCCCCCTTTCCCGGCTCCCGCCACCCCCTGTGACATCCTCTCCCAGGGCCCTTTTGGAAGGCCTTGCGCTAAACACGCACACGGGCGACCTGCACCTGGACCTCAGCGCTTGTGAG CTGCGTTCAGCGGGCGCTCAGGTGATACAGGACTTAGTGTGCGACGCCGGCGCAGTGAGCTCCCTGGATCTGGCGGATAATG GCTTCGGCTCAGACATGGTGACTCTGGTGCTGGCCATCGGGAGGAGTCGGTCCCTGCGACATGTGGCACTTGGAAGGAACTTCAACGTCCGGTGCAA GGAGACCCTGGACGACGTCCTGCACCGGATTGTCCAGCTCATGCAGGATGATGACTGT CCCCTACAGTCTCTGTCGGTGGCTGAGTCGCGGCTGAAGCTGGCCTCCAGCGTCCTGCTCCGGGCCCTGGGCACGAATCCTAACCTGACGGCGCTGGATATCAGCGGCAACGCCATGGGGGATACCGGCGCCAAGATGCTGGCCAAGGCACTTCGGGTCAACACTAGGCTCCG GTCTGTCGTCTGGGACCGGAACCACACGTCTGCTCTGGGCCTGCTGGACGTAGCGCAGGCCCTGGAGCAGAACCGCAGCCTAAAGGCCATGCCTCTGCCACTGAACGACGTGGCCCAGGCACATCGCAGCCGCCCGGAAATGACCACACGTGCAGTGCATCAG ATCCAAGCCTGTCTTTTGAGGAATAACCGTGCGGACCATGCCTCTTCTGACCGCACTTCCTGTCCGCAGCCACCGGGTCTGGTCTCCCACCCTTCAGAGCAG gaagtgAACGAACTGTGTCAGTCAGTGCAGGAGCATGTGGAGCTACTAGGCTGTGGGGCTGGACCCCAGGGTGAAGCTGCTGTGCACCAGGCTGAGGATGCCATCCAAAATGCCAACTTCTCTCTCAGC ATTCTCCCAATTCTGTATGAGGCTGGAAGCTCCCCAAGTCATCAGTGGCAGCTGCGGCAAAAGCTAGAGGGCCTCCTGGGACAGGTGGGCGAGGTCTGCCGTAAAGATATTCAA GATTTCACTCAGGCTACATTGGACACAACAAGGAGCCTCTGCCCACAGATGCTACAGGGACCCAGGTGGAGGGAGCAGCTAGAGGGGGTTCTGGTGGGCTCAAGGGGCCTCCCAGAACTGCTCCCAGAGCACCTGCTGCAAGATGCCTTCACTAGGCTCCG ggATATGCGGTTGTCAGTCACGGGGACCTTGGCAGAGAGCATTGTGGCTCAGGCCTTGGAGGGGCTGAATGCAGCCCGTGATCGGCTG GGTGCCTTATTGCAGGTGGAGAGTCTGGCTCAGCAGGCAACAGTGACAATGCCTCCTGCCATACCAGCACTGGATGGAGGTGAGCCCAGCCCCCTTGGGCCTGGGGAATTGGAAGGTCTtttcttctctgaggaggtgagggAAAAGCAGAAGGATGAAGAGGAACAGAAG catGACAGTCCTCCACAGAAATGGCCTGAGTCCAGCCAATGTTTTCACCTGGTCCTCTCCACTCACA GTGCTGCTGAGGAACCGGAGCCCGAGCTGGCGGCTCCGGGGGAAGATGCAGAGCCGCAGGCGGGGCCTTCTGCCCGTGGCTCTCCGAGCCCTGCCACCCCAGGTCCCCAGGCCGGCCCACTGCCTTGCATGGACCTGCCACCCTCTGGGGAGCCCCTACGCCATCCGACCCGGGCCCGGCCGCGGCCGCGGCGCCAGTACCACCACCGTCCGCCACCGGGGGGCCCCCAG GTGCTCCCAGCCCTGCCGCAGGAAGGGAATGGACTCAGTGCCCGCGTGGACGAAGGCGTGGAGGAATTCTTCTCCAAAAGGCTGATCCAGCAGGATAGCCT CTGGGTTCCTGAAGAGGATTCAGCCAATGAAGGGGGTACCACCCCTGTCCCCCGTACACTGAGAAAGAAGCTGGGTACCCTGTTTGCCTTTAAGAAGCCTCGTTCAACCCGGGGGTCACGGCCTGATCTAGAGACCAGCCCTGGGGCAGCTCCCCGTACTCGAAAGACCACACTGGGAGACCTGTTGCGGCCACCATCCCGCCCCGGTCGTGGGGAGGAGCCTGGTGGAGCTGAGGGGGGCACCAGCAGCCCAGACCTGGCCCATAGGAGCCGGCCTCGTTATACCCGGGAAAGCAAGGCCTATTCAATGATACTACTACCTGCTGAGGAGGAGGAAACACTGGGCACCAGACCTGACAAG CGGCGGCCCCTGGAGCGGGGAGACACAGAGCTGGCCCCATCCTTTGAACAGCGGGTACAAGTGATGCTGCAGAGGATTGGTGTGAGCAGAAGCAGCGGGAGTGCTGAAGGCAAGAGGAAGCAA AGCAAGGATGGAGAGATCAAGAAGGCTGGCTCGGATG GTGACATTATGGACAGTTCCACAGAGGCCCCTCCCATCTCAATCAAGTCCCGCACCCACTCCGTGTCGGCTG ACCCCTCATGCAGACCTGGTCCAGGGAGCCAAGGTCCGGAGTCCACCACCTGGAAGACACTAGGACAGCAGCTGAATGCAGAGCTCAGGGGCCGTGGTTGGGGCCAACAGGATGGTCCAGGCCCCCCCTCCCCTTGTCCCAGCCCCAGTCCACGAAGAACCAGCCCCTCCCCTGACAGCCTGGTCCTCCCAGAGGACCCTTGCTTGGGCCCTAGGAACGAAG ATGGCCAGCTGAGGCCGAGGCCTCTCTCGGCAGGGCGACGAGCAGTGTCTGTGCATGAGGACCAGCTCCAGACCCCTGCTG AACGGCCCCTGCGGCTGCAGCGCTCCCCTGTTCTCAAGCGGAGGCCAAAGCCTGAGGCACCCTCATCTCCAGGCCTAG GATCTGGCCTTGGAGCCCAACCTCTGCCCCCACAGCCCACAGAGCCCTCTAGTCCTGAGCAGAAGCCACCCTCCCCAGCCACAGACCAAAGAGGCGGCGGCCCCAACCCCTGA